Proteins from a genomic interval of Mesobacillus sp. S13:
- a CDS encoding GNAT family N-acetyltransferase, with amino-acid sequence MLKTENVRLAVSDDGQRIIDLLKTTAQWIQNHGINQWQYLLSGGEDKEILEAVKQQETYIVLSDQELIATFTLSDTQSDWDRHIFGENHEEDSVYLHRLAILPSQMGKGIGKEILQWIDKNYSTDKSYLKLDCVADNSKLNQFYVANGFQYVGETDQHSKYQKKW; translated from the coding sequence TTGCTTAAAACGGAGAACGTAAGACTTGCTGTGAGCGATGACGGACAGCGAATTATTGATTTGCTAAAAACCACTGCGCAATGGATACAGAACCATGGCATCAATCAATGGCAATACTTACTAAGTGGTGGCGAAGATAAGGAAATTTTGGAGGCTGTAAAACAACAAGAAACATATATTGTCCTGTCAGATCAAGAATTAATCGCTACCTTCACCCTCTCAGATACTCAGAGTGATTGGGACAGACATATATTTGGTGAGAACCATGAAGAAGACTCAGTCTATCTCCATAGGCTGGCTATTTTACCATCACAGATGGGTAAAGGTATAGGAAAAGAAATACTGCAATGGATTGACAAAAATTATTCAACTGATAAGTCTTATCTAAAATTAGACTGTGTTGCTGACAACAGCAAATTGAATCAATTTTATGTGGCAAATGGATTTCAATACGTCGGTGAAACAGACCAACACAGTAAATATCAAAAAAAGTGGTAA
- a CDS encoding histidine kinase: MEMQTEFLAEIVDHLPEGMIVMDKERTILYLNEKAFGMTGWKLREKVPYCTYCQEREVEENENRCILTTDDPIPFFNSHLAVYEDLEEFEMSLKKMMISEQIYYVLRIRPPVQNENSERARFHELLVQETLLAQEAERKRIAMELHDHIGQSVYSIFLGLEVIKQNISDDKYQNHVTNMVNVMEKTLQDIKRLTKSLRPEIVYDIGLEKSLVQAVKDWKKLYQIEIFLDMEIHREKELDPEKELHLFRIIQESITNSVRHGKATYFSIHLKSNYQYIFFQLYDNGNGFISGGCKTKGLGLKHMYERCKMLDGDIKWISKEGGPTRVEGFVSLIRAEGERI, from the coding sequence ATGGAGATGCAAACTGAGTTTCTAGCGGAGATTGTTGACCATCTGCCCGAGGGCATGATTGTTATGGATAAAGAACGGACAATTCTTTATCTTAATGAAAAAGCTTTTGGCATGACTGGCTGGAAGCTTAGAGAGAAGGTGCCGTACTGTACCTATTGCCAGGAACGGGAAGTGGAAGAGAATGAAAATCGCTGTATTTTGACCACCGATGACCCGATTCCATTTTTCAATTCCCATCTTGCAGTGTATGAGGACCTTGAAGAATTTGAAATGTCATTGAAAAAGATGATGATATCAGAACAGATATATTATGTATTGAGAATCCGGCCGCCTGTACAGAATGAAAATAGTGAGAGGGCCCGTTTTCATGAACTGCTTGTTCAAGAAACGCTGCTGGCACAGGAGGCTGAGCGGAAAAGGATTGCCATGGAGCTTCATGATCATATTGGCCAGAGTGTCTATAGCATCTTCCTTGGTCTCGAGGTTATAAAACAGAATATAAGCGATGATAAATATCAAAATCATGTTACAAATATGGTCAATGTCATGGAAAAAACCCTACAAGATATTAAACGCCTGACCAAAAGCCTCAGACCTGAAATCGTCTATGATATCGGTTTGGAAAAATCCCTTGTGCAGGCAGTGAAGGACTGGAAAAAGTTATACCAGATTGAAATCTTCCTGGATATGGAGATCCATCGGGAAAAGGAGTTGGATCCTGAAAAAGAACTTCATCTATTCAGGATCATCCAGGAAAGTATCACGAATTCAGTACGCCACGGAAAAGCCACTTACTTTTCGATTCATTTAAAAAGCAACTATCAATATATCTTTTTCCAATTATACGACAATGGCAATGGATTTATTTCAGGCGGATGCAAAACGAAAGGGCTCGGCCTGAAGCATATGTACGAACGTTGCAAAATGCTTGATGGGGACATTAAGTGGATCAGTAAAGAAGGTGGTCCAACAAGGGTGGAAGGATTTGTATCTTTAATAAGAGCGGAGGGAGAGAGAATATGA
- a CDS encoding response regulator transcription factor produces MNLMIIDDHEIVREGLSMLLQQSFCIDGRICACDGYEAVKAAAEFPADLVLLDLSMPGGLDGMTTLERLRKLLPDAKIVIFSMHDDIIYQKKAYEAGADGYLIKQLKRDDLIQSLDKILANQKVFDTHIWEEDTGCDQVNLVDLPITKREKEVFILTVKGYSQKDIAERLDISVKTVENHRQKIGEKLGTHKRYEWVETARKYNVFQP; encoded by the coding sequence ATGAACCTGATGATTATCGATGATCATGAAATCGTCCGCGAAGGTTTAAGCATGCTGCTGCAGCAATCCTTTTGCATCGATGGCAGGATTTGTGCCTGCGATGGGTATGAAGCTGTTAAGGCTGCGGCTGAATTTCCCGCCGATTTGGTACTGTTGGATCTTTCAATGCCAGGCGGCCTGGACGGTATGACAACCCTGGAAAGGCTGCGGAAACTGCTTCCGGATGCCAAAATAGTCATTTTTTCGATGCATGATGATATCATATATCAAAAGAAAGCTTATGAGGCGGGGGCGGACGGTTATTTAATCAAGCAGCTGAAGCGGGACGACCTCATCCAATCGCTTGATAAAATCCTGGCCAACCAGAAAGTGTTCGATACACATATATGGGAAGAGGATACGGGTTGTGACCAAGTCAATCTTGTCGACCTCCCGATCACCAAGCGGGAAAAGGAAGTTTTCATTCTAACGGTTAAAGGATATTCCCAAAAAGATATCGCTGAAAGGCTTGATATTTCAGTTAAGACCGTGGAGAACCATCGTCAAAAAATCGGTGAGAAACTAGGTACTCATAAACGATATGAATGGGTTGAAACAGCAAGGAAATATAATGTATTCCAACCTTAG
- a CDS encoding ATP-binding cassette domain-containing protein has protein sequence MEVLKVKQLTKRFKEFEAVKNVSFSLQKGESYGLLGPNGAGKTTTIQMISGLFPPSSGYIQIAGIDMVRQPKQGQGLLGIVPQEIALYQQMSARENLSFWGRMYGLSGSHLQERIKEVLDIIGLTDRATEKVETFSGGMKRRVNIGAAILHNPELLIMDEPTVGIDPQSRSHILETVKRLNAEGMTVIYTSHYMEEVEYLCEKIGIMDQGEFITSGTISELRETIGDRSRIVMNFSGAPKIENLKTALALSIPENDLSVNHEELAIFHKEPQKVLSELIQTVTGAGFEITSVEVVEPNLESVFLHLTGRSLRD, from the coding sequence ATGGAAGTCTTGAAAGTAAAGCAATTGACTAAGAGGTTTAAAGAGTTCGAGGCAGTCAAGAATGTTTCTTTTTCCTTGCAGAAGGGTGAATCATATGGTCTTCTGGGACCCAATGGTGCAGGAAAGACGACCACGATCCAAATGATTTCAGGGTTATTCCCGCCGAGTTCCGGATACATTCAAATTGCAGGCATTGATATGGTCAGACAGCCAAAGCAGGGGCAAGGACTTTTAGGAATCGTTCCTCAGGAGATTGCTCTTTACCAACAGATGAGTGCGAGGGAAAACCTGTCATTCTGGGGCAGAATGTACGGTTTAAGCGGCAGCCATTTGCAAGAAAGGATTAAGGAGGTCCTCGATATCATTGGTTTGACTGATCGGGCCACGGAAAAAGTGGAGACTTTTTCTGGTGGAATGAAGAGGAGAGTCAATATCGGAGCTGCGATATTACATAACCCGGAGTTATTGATCATGGATGAACCGACCGTTGGGATTGATCCCCAATCCCGCAGCCATATTCTTGAAACGGTAAAAAGGCTAAATGCAGAAGGGATGACGGTCATCTATACAAGTCACTATATGGAAGAAGTTGAGTATCTTTGTGAAAAGATTGGCATTATGGATCAGGGAGAATTCATCACTTCGGGAACCATTTCAGAGTTAAGAGAGACAATCGGTGATCGCTCACGCATTGTTATGAATTTTTCCGGCGCACCTAAAATTGAAAACCTAAAAACGGCATTAGCTCTTTCAATCCCTGAAAATGACCTGTCAGTAAATCATGAGGAGCTGGCGATTTTCCATAAGGAACCACAAAAAGTTCTTAGTGAATTGATACAGACTGTTACAGGTGCCGGCTTTGAAATCACATCAGTAGAAGTCGTGGAACCGAACCTTGAGAGTGTGTTCCTCCATCTTACTGGCCGAAGTTTAAGGGATTAA
- a CDS encoding ABC transporter permease, with the protein MGFWWLALKDTILMARDRKALLTLVLMPILLIGILGSAFGNMMDEEDAPSIKKFKAGIVNQDQGQLGSVLSQEAFMTGLPKLISAEEMTEEELEDYLQQQVLSVGIIIPEDFSDHIISGKESKVQIVSIPSASIQSSIVENVVLQFTQAAAVNVIAMEVAGPANMGKALPARSQLSVSDYDFAEEVAVEQDQKPVGSFQYYAAGMGVMFLLMTVITGVSAMIDEKEQDVYSRLLVTKLSNKQYLIGKFIGLLFMSSIQFLIIVLGTHYLYHVRWGESMTGVIIVGFAFVFSVSGLGVLLGALVKKEKTFNAAGMLATQIMAAVGGSMVPLYIFPDWVNTVVKVLPNALALQTFLELMSGAGVGKVWLEAGILIVIGLASLLIAFVTLSARRRAFHA; encoded by the coding sequence ATGGGGTTTTGGTGGCTGGCGTTAAAAGATACAATTCTGATGGCGAGGGACCGGAAGGCACTGTTGACACTTGTTCTCATGCCTATCTTATTGATTGGAATTCTTGGTTCAGCGTTCGGAAATATGATGGATGAAGAAGATGCACCTTCCATAAAAAAATTCAAGGCCGGTATTGTTAATCAGGATCAAGGGCAACTAGGGAGTGTGTTGTCTCAAGAGGCGTTCATGACAGGACTTCCAAAGCTGATTTCTGCAGAGGAGATGACGGAAGAGGAGCTTGAAGATTATTTACAGCAGCAGGTACTTTCCGTCGGAATCATTATTCCCGAGGATTTTTCTGATCATATCATTTCTGGTAAAGAGTCTAAAGTACAGATCGTCTCTATTCCATCCGCATCAATTCAATCATCAATCGTCGAGAATGTCGTGCTGCAATTCACTCAGGCAGCGGCAGTGAATGTAATAGCCATGGAGGTCGCCGGTCCGGCCAACATGGGCAAAGCTCTTCCGGCTAGATCTCAATTGTCGGTCTCTGATTATGACTTTGCGGAAGAAGTAGCGGTAGAACAGGATCAAAAACCAGTGGGATCATTCCAGTATTATGCTGCTGGTATGGGTGTCATGTTTTTGCTGATGACGGTTATAACCGGAGTAAGTGCAATGATTGATGAAAAAGAACAAGATGTATACAGTCGTCTATTGGTTACCAAACTGTCGAATAAGCAATACTTAATCGGCAAGTTTATTGGCTTACTGTTTATGTCGTCAATTCAATTTCTCATCATCGTTCTTGGAACGCATTATCTTTATCATGTACGTTGGGGAGAATCCATGACAGGTGTCATTATTGTCGGCTTTGCTTTTGTTTTTAGCGTGAGCGGGTTGGGTGTTCTTTTGGGTGCCCTTGTCAAAAAGGAGAAAACATTCAATGCTGCCGGAATGCTGGCTACTCAAATAATGGCAGCTGTCGGCGGAAGCATGGTCCCATTATATATTTTTCCGGATTGGGTCAATACGGTCGTGAAAGTCCTGCCCAATGCCCTTGCCCTCCAAACATTCCTGGAGTTGATGTCAGGTGCAGGAGTGGGGAAAGTATGGCTGGAAGCAGGTATTTTAATAGTGATTGGTCTTGCGTCTCTCCTCATTGCGTTTGTAACCCTGTCGGCAAGAAGGAGGGCTTTCCATGCGTAA
- a CDS encoding ABC transporter permease — protein MRKVLPIAFLHLKTLFKTPSAIILMFVMPIFFSIIFGGIGSEGASGDKPVVMMAAKNDESYSRILDLMSSNRQYTWLKTDEKQAREAVENQEAIAAVLIADSIVQSHEQKKPLFQIVVKRKTQEYLALSSYVEGVGRTVIQALEMAPGQDPDPFNAILEKASAREPVDISSKVIQKEKSTTGSVSMLAIGFTIMFMMFGISGAASTILDEKVGGTWQRLLTSPTTKAQVMTGYLFSYFLMGAIQLTVLMIVMFVIYGSMWGNLFYFIPFAALVIITIVGFGLMMASIVKTRQQASALSAVLIVSTCMLGGVYWPIEIVPEFMQQIAKVVPQSWMITGFREIVSGSLYFPALRNSTAVLLVFSILFFTIGLKRMKYE, from the coding sequence ATGCGTAAAGTTTTGCCCATCGCTTTTCTACACTTAAAAACTTTGTTCAAAACGCCTTCGGCAATTATTCTGATGTTTGTAATGCCGATTTTTTTCAGTATTATTTTTGGAGGAATAGGTTCTGAGGGAGCTTCAGGGGATAAACCGGTTGTGATGATGGCAGCAAAAAATGATGAAAGTTACAGCAGGATTCTCGATTTAATGTCTTCAAACAGACAGTATACATGGCTCAAGACGGATGAAAAACAAGCTCGGGAAGCTGTCGAAAATCAAGAAGCCATTGCAGCGGTATTGATTGCTGATTCAATAGTACAGAGTCATGAGCAGAAGAAGCCGCTTTTTCAAATTGTTGTTAAAAGGAAAACGCAGGAGTATCTTGCGCTAAGCAGCTATGTTGAAGGTGTAGGAAGGACTGTTATTCAAGCACTTGAAATGGCTCCCGGACAAGATCCAGATCCGTTCAATGCTATTCTTGAGAAAGCATCAGCTCGTGAACCAGTGGATATAAGCAGTAAAGTCATCCAAAAGGAAAAATCAACAACTGGTTCAGTCAGCATGCTGGCGATCGGCTTTACGATTATGTTCATGATGTTCGGTATTTCAGGAGCTGCCTCCACCATACTTGATGAAAAAGTCGGTGGAACATGGCAGCGTCTGCTCACATCACCAACGACGAAAGCTCAGGTGATGACAGGGTATTTATTTTCCTATTTTTTGATGGGAGCAATCCAATTAACCGTCCTCATGATCGTTATGTTCGTAATTTATGGTTCCATGTGGGGGAATTTATTCTATTTCATCCCATTTGCAGCATTGGTCATCATCACCATTGTCGGATTTGGCCTCATGATGGCTAGCATCGTAAAAACAAGGCAGCAGGCAAGTGCGTTGAGCGCTGTGTTAATAGTCAGCACCTGCATGCTGGGAGGAGTATATTGGCCAATAGAGATTGTCCCAGAATTCATGCAGCAAATAGCAAAAGTGGTGCCCCAGAGCTGGATGATCACAGGATTCCGTGAAATCGTCAGTGGAAGCCTGTATTTTCCAGCACTTCGCAACTCGACAGCAGTCTTACTTGTTTTCAGTATCCTATTCTTTACAATCGGATTGAAAAGGATGAAATATGAGTGA
- the mutS gene encoding DNA mismatch repair protein MutS, translated as MATYTPMIKQYLQVKADYQDAFLFFRLGDFYEMFFEDALKASQELEITLTSREGGGEERIPMCGVPYHSAPNYIEQLINKGYKVAICEQTEDPKTAKGVVKREVVQLITPGTVMEGRGLLEKENNFIATVSVFPGNMFGFACSDLSTGESRATLVNGSIEDLINELSISGAKEVVIESSLSPEIQKKMKERSILALSIEDNIEVNENFSLLFADLEDEQLRNTASRLFNYLYRTQKRSLDHLQKVSVYKVQQFMKIDYFSKRNLELTETIRSTAKKGTLLWLLDETMTAMGGRMLKQWINRPLIDKTEIVRRQELVQLFVGQFFERQELREKLKEVYDLERLAGRVAFGNLNPRDLMQLKRSLLQVPSLKYILESLSHEEAASMADRLDPCEEAADLLEQAIVDNPPISVKEGNIIRDGYDHQLDQYRDASRNGKTWIAMLERDEREKTGIKSLKIGYNRVFGYYIEVTKANLHLLQEGQYERKQTLSNAERFITPELKEKEDLILAAEEKSIELEYQLFTGIRERIKEFIPRLQGLARALSELDVILGFAELSEQRQYVRPQFSADRKIVLKDGRHPVVEKVMDAQEYVPNDCFMDNDREVLLITGPNMSGKSTYMRQVALTAIMAQIGCFVPATEAVMPIFDQVFTRIGAADDLVSGQSTFMVEMLEAKNAITNATKDSLILFDEIGRGTSTYDGMALAQAMIEYIHDKISAKTLFSTHYHEMTSLENDLDKLKNVHVSAVEQNGKVVFLHKIREGAADKSYGIHVAQLAELPADLIERAAEILQTLEQTDTQVSSELNRQESFNSVRETLHNEEENQSMLQAAETAAAAQLSFFDEEPEQKKASGSSKKEKQVLEQLVGLEILDMTPLQAMNMLYELQKKLRK; from the coding sequence ATGGCTACATATACCCCTATGATCAAGCAATACCTGCAAGTGAAGGCAGATTACCAGGATGCCTTTTTATTTTTCCGCTTGGGAGATTTTTATGAAATGTTCTTTGAGGATGCGTTAAAGGCATCCCAGGAGCTTGAGATTACTCTGACAAGCAGAGAGGGCGGCGGCGAGGAACGGATTCCGATGTGTGGTGTTCCTTACCATTCAGCTCCTAACTATATTGAACAGTTGATTAACAAAGGCTATAAAGTTGCGATATGTGAACAAACCGAAGATCCCAAGACGGCAAAGGGTGTCGTCAAGCGGGAAGTTGTCCAGCTAATCACTCCGGGAACAGTGATGGAGGGACGAGGGCTTTTAGAAAAGGAAAATAATTTCATCGCTACTGTTTCGGTTTTTCCTGGAAACATGTTCGGGTTTGCATGCAGCGACCTGTCGACAGGGGAAAGCAGGGCTACCCTCGTCAACGGCAGTATCGAAGATCTTATTAACGAATTATCGATTTCAGGAGCAAAGGAAGTTGTCATTGAAAGCTCGCTTTCTCCAGAAATCCAGAAAAAGATGAAGGAACGTTCTATTCTTGCGCTTTCAATTGAGGACAACATCGAAGTGAATGAGAATTTTTCATTGCTATTTGCGGACCTCGAGGATGAACAGTTAAGAAACACAGCTTCAAGGTTATTCAATTACTTATACAGAACTCAGAAGCGCAGCCTTGACCACCTGCAAAAGGTATCTGTCTACAAGGTACAGCAATTTATGAAAATTGATTATTTTTCAAAGCGCAATCTTGAATTGACAGAGACAATTAGGTCGACGGCGAAAAAAGGAACACTTCTATGGCTGCTTGATGAGACAATGACCGCAATGGGCGGCAGGATGCTGAAGCAATGGATCAACAGGCCGTTGATTGACAAAACTGAAATTGTCCGCCGCCAGGAATTGGTCCAGCTTTTTGTCGGACAGTTTTTTGAACGCCAGGAATTACGTGAGAAGCTGAAAGAGGTCTACGATCTTGAACGCCTGGCTGGCAGGGTTGCCTTTGGCAATTTGAATCCAAGGGACTTAATGCAGTTAAAAAGGTCTTTATTACAAGTACCATCTTTAAAATATATTTTGGAGAGCCTTTCCCATGAAGAAGCTGCCTCCATGGCTGATAGACTCGATCCTTGTGAGGAGGCAGCCGATCTGCTTGAACAGGCAATCGTTGATAACCCTCCTATTTCTGTAAAGGAAGGGAATATCATCAGGGATGGCTACGATCATCAGCTAGACCAATACCGAGATGCCAGCCGGAATGGCAAAACGTGGATTGCCATGTTAGAGCGGGACGAGCGTGAGAAAACAGGGATCAAATCATTGAAAATTGGCTACAACAGGGTGTTTGGCTACTATATTGAAGTAACGAAGGCCAACCTTCATCTTTTACAGGAAGGCCAATATGAGCGGAAGCAGACTTTATCGAATGCCGAGCGGTTTATCACTCCTGAGCTGAAGGAAAAGGAAGATTTGATCCTTGCAGCCGAGGAAAAAAGCATCGAGTTAGAATACCAGCTGTTTACCGGAATTCGCGAAAGGATTAAAGAGTTCATTCCTAGATTACAAGGGCTTGCCAGAGCATTGAGTGAACTGGATGTCATTCTAGGCTTTGCAGAGCTGAGTGAACAGCGTCAATATGTAAGACCGCAGTTCTCAGCAGATAGGAAAATTGTTCTGAAGGATGGACGCCACCCGGTTGTCGAAAAAGTGATGGATGCTCAAGAATATGTGCCAAACGATTGCTTTATGGACAATGACCGCGAAGTACTGCTGATTACTGGACCAAATATGTCTGGTAAAAGCACATATATGCGCCAGGTTGCCCTGACGGCAATCATGGCACAAATCGGCTGTTTCGTTCCGGCGACTGAGGCGGTCATGCCGATATTTGACCAAGTTTTCACCAGGATTGGGGCGGCAGATGATCTTGTTTCTGGGCAAAGTACTTTTATGGTAGAGATGCTTGAGGCAAAGAACGCAATAACCAATGCGACGAAGGACAGCTTGATTCTTTTTGATGAAATCGGCCGGGGCACATCCACATACGACGGAATGGCACTTGCTCAGGCGATGATTGAATATATACATGATAAAATCAGCGCTAAGACGCTGTTTTCGACCCACTACCATGAAATGACTTCACTGGAAAATGATTTGGATAAATTGAAGAATGTGCATGTCAGTGCTGTCGAGCAGAATGGAAAGGTCGTTTTTCTTCATAAAATCAGGGAAGGTGCAGCGGATAAGAGTTACGGGATCCATGTTGCCCAGCTTGCTGAATTGCCGGCAGACCTGATCGAACGTGCTGCTGAAATCCTGCAGACACTTGAACAAACAGACACACAAGTTTCATCTGAACTTAATCGTCAGGAGAGCTTCAACTCTGTAAGGGAAACTTTGCATAACGAAGAAGAAAACCAAAGCATGCTTCAAGCAGCTGAAACAGCAGCCGCGGCTCAGCTATCATTTTTTGATGAGGAGCCTGAACAGAAGAAAGCTAGTGGTTCAAGCAAGAAGGAAAAGCAGGTTCTTGAACAATTAGTTGGACTGGAAATCCTTGATATGACTCCTTTGCAGGCTATGAATATGCTTTACGAGCTGCAAAAAAAGCTAAGGAAATAA
- the mutL gene encoding DNA mismatch repair endonuclease MutL, which yields MAKIIQLDDALSNKIAAGEVVERPASVVKELLENAIDANSTVIEIDLEEAGLARIRITDNGDGIEEDDVLVAFQRHATSKIKNENDLFRIRTLGFRGEALPSIASVSRLEMKTSTGIEGNKVVIEGGKVESVEKADSRKGTDIIISDLFFNTPARLKYMKTIHTELGNITDVVNRLALANPEISFRLVHNGRQLLKTTGNGDVRQVLAAIYGINMVKSMIPISGESLDYRISGYISMPEITRASRNYISTMINGRFIKNYALVKAIQEGYHTLLPIGRYPVVLLNIEMDPLLIDVNVHPSKMEVRLSKEHELNELVSSVIKGAFKTKELIPAGMVTQKQEKPKSEQTFMDLDHLPEAENKPNLVPTPNVGRSFVEEKAIELGNSYKTADLSNSFNAPELAINQQQEAPDWRNAFVAQENSISSSVSPVEDESVQGEEEVIAPAAASPVVGPAAEVQASRVPPLYPIGQMHGTYILAQNDRGLYIIDQHAAQERIKYEYFRDKVGEVATELQEMLVPITLEYSADECIKINEYQHELEKVGVFLEPFGYNSFIVRSHPQWFPRGEEKDLIEDMIEQLLMMKKVDLKKLREEAAIMMSCKASIKANHHLRNDEIQALLDELRRSSDPFTCPHGRPIIVHYSTYEMEKMFKRVM from the coding sequence ATGGCGAAAATTATTCAGCTGGACGACGCCTTATCAAACAAGATTGCTGCCGGTGAGGTAGTTGAACGGCCGGCATCGGTTGTGAAGGAATTGCTGGAGAATGCAATTGATGCTAATAGTACCGTGATCGAGATTGATCTTGAGGAAGCTGGACTAGCCAGGATCAGGATCACAGACAATGGAGACGGCATAGAGGAAGACGATGTTCTCGTCGCCTTCCAGCGGCATGCCACTAGCAAAATCAAGAACGAAAATGACTTGTTCCGAATCAGGACTCTTGGGTTCAGGGGCGAGGCTCTGCCGAGTATTGCCTCTGTTTCAAGGCTTGAAATGAAAACATCGACCGGCATCGAAGGCAATAAAGTGGTCATCGAAGGCGGAAAGGTAGAGTCAGTGGAGAAAGCCGACAGCCGAAAAGGTACGGATATCATCATTTCGGATCTGTTTTTCAATACTCCGGCACGGCTTAAATATATGAAAACCATTCATACAGAACTTGGCAATATAACGGATGTTGTTAACCGTCTGGCGCTGGCAAATCCAGAGATTTCCTTCAGGCTTGTCCATAATGGACGACAGCTTTTAAAGACGACAGGAAATGGGGACGTACGCCAGGTGTTGGCCGCCATCTATGGTATTAATATGGTGAAATCCATGATTCCTATTTCGGGAGAATCATTGGATTATAGAATTAGCGGCTATATCTCAATGCCAGAAATCACCAGGGCATCAAGAAACTATATTTCGACGATGATTAATGGCCGTTTTATCAAAAACTATGCTCTCGTAAAGGCGATTCAGGAAGGCTACCATACATTGCTTCCTATAGGCAGATATCCTGTCGTTCTTTTGAATATTGAAATGGACCCGCTTCTGATAGATGTGAACGTTCATCCGTCCAAGATGGAAGTACGATTGAGCAAGGAGCATGAATTGAATGAGCTTGTCTCGAGTGTCATAAAAGGTGCCTTTAAAACGAAGGAATTGATTCCGGCTGGGATGGTCACTCAGAAGCAGGAAAAGCCAAAATCAGAACAAACTTTTATGGATCTCGATCATTTGCCTGAAGCTGAAAATAAGCCCAACTTAGTCCCTACACCCAACGTTGGAAGATCATTTGTTGAGGAGAAGGCCATTGAGCTTGGAAATAGCTATAAAACGGCGGATCTCAGCAACAGCTTCAATGCTCCCGAACTTGCGATTAATCAACAGCAGGAAGCACCAGACTGGAGAAATGCTTTTGTAGCCCAAGAGAATTCCATATCTTCATCAGTTTCACCAGTTGAAGACGAATCTGTACAAGGTGAGGAGGAAGTGATTGCTCCAGCTGCTGCCTCACCAGTTGTCGGACCGGCTGCTGAAGTGCAGGCTTCTCGAGTCCCTCCTCTTTATCCAATAGGGCAAATGCACGGGACCTATATTCTCGCACAGAACGATCGTGGTTTATATATCATTGACCAGCATGCCGCCCAGGAGAGAATCAAATATGAATACTTCAGGGACAAGGTAGGCGAGGTGGCGACTGAGCTTCAGGAAATGCTTGTCCCAATCACACTTGAATATTCGGCGGATGAATGCATCAAAATCAATGAGTATCAGCATGAACTTGAAAAAGTGGGGGTGTTCCTTGAGCCATTTGGCTACAATAGTTTCATCGTTCGATCACACCCGCAATGGTTCCCTCGCGGTGAGGAAAAAGATCTGATTGAAGATATGATTGAACAGCTGCTCATGATGAAGAAAGTGGATCTTAAAAAGCTTCGAGAAGAAGCAGCGATTATGATGAGCTGCAAGGCATCAATCAAAGCCAATCACCATCTGCGAAACGATGAGATTCAGGCATTGCTGGATGAATTGCGGCGTTCATCGGATCCGTTCACTTGTCCGCATGGCCGGCCAATCATCGTCCACTACTCCACATATGAAATGGAGAAAATGTTCAAAAGGGTAATGTGA
- a CDS encoding DinB family protein, translated as MFKKPALEMFPEYTRGYIKLVPEGDITNILAEQLETTYKLLSKVTEVQANYRYGEGKWTLSEVLGHLTDTERIMSYRILRIARGDTTPLMGFDENEFVKRATFYTRTMTDLLEDYQNVRRATISLLKGLPQKSLLIMSKANGYDVSVETIAYMISGHELHHLKIIKEKYLLSGS; from the coding sequence ATGTTCAAAAAGCCAGCTTTAGAAATGTTTCCTGAGTATACAAGGGGCTATATTAAACTGGTCCCAGAAGGAGACATTACCAATATTCTTGCTGAACAGCTTGAGACTACGTACAAATTATTATCCAAAGTAACCGAGGTTCAGGCCAACTATCGCTATGGGGAAGGGAAATGGACTTTGTCCGAGGTGCTTGGACACCTGACAGATACTGAAAGGATCATGTCCTATAGAATCCTTCGCATTGCAAGAGGAGATACAACTCCTCTAATGGGATTCGATGAGAACGAGTTTGTAAAGAGAGCTACCTTTTACACGCGCACGATGACAGATCTTTTGGAAGATTATCAGAACGTTAGAAGAGCAACAATCAGTCTGTTAAAAGGCCTTCCGCAAAAATCTTTACTTATCATGAGCAAAGCCAATGGGTACGATGTATCGGTAGAAACCATCGCTTACATGATCAGCGGGCATGAACTCCATCATCTGAAGATTATTAAAGAGAAGTATTTATTAAGTGGCAGCTAA